In Archangium violaceum, the following are encoded in one genomic region:
- a CDS encoding MBL fold metallo-hydrolase → MKRVLKIAGLLLLLPLLGLVAVFVTMFVGNPEIPGGLELEGFVRVVDDGYVSLDVLDAGNGEVVLIDAGADPQGKAILAELKRRGLGPDAVKAIFLTHGHVDHVSGCHLFPKAEVLAFAEDVAIAEGKEKPGSLMGRLLPIADRQVRVTRTLKDGETINVGNLAIRAYSIPGHSRGSAAYQVKGVLFLGDSADATKDGRLVAAKWPVTEDSAQNRASLKALAARMLPGEVKQLVFSHTGVLPGYMPLQAFAAE, encoded by the coding sequence ATGAAGCGCGTCTTGAAGATTGCCGGGCTGCTCCTGCTTCTCCCCCTGTTGGGCCTGGTGGCGGTGTTCGTGACCATGTTCGTCGGCAACCCGGAGATTCCGGGTGGCCTCGAGCTGGAGGGCTTCGTCCGGGTGGTGGATGACGGCTACGTCAGCCTGGACGTGCTCGACGCTGGCAATGGCGAGGTGGTGCTCATCGACGCGGGCGCGGATCCCCAGGGCAAGGCCATCCTGGCCGAGCTGAAGCGCCGGGGACTCGGGCCCGACGCGGTGAAGGCCATCTTCCTCACCCACGGGCACGTGGACCACGTCTCCGGGTGCCACCTCTTCCCCAAGGCCGAGGTCCTGGCGTTCGCGGAGGACGTGGCCATCGCCGAGGGGAAGGAGAAGCCCGGCAGCCTCATGGGCAGGCTCCTGCCGATCGCCGACCGCCAGGTGCGTGTCACCCGCACGCTGAAGGACGGCGAGACGATCAACGTGGGCAACCTGGCCATTCGTGCCTACTCCATCCCCGGTCACAGCAGGGGGAGTGCCGCGTACCAGGTCAAGGGCGTCCTCTTCCTCGGAGACAGCGCGGACGCCACGAAGGACGGAAGGCTCGTCGCCGCCAAGTGGCCTGTCACCGAGGACTCCGCCCAGAACCGCGCGTCCCTGAAGGCCCTGGCGGCGCGGATGCTGCCCGGGGAGGTGAAGCAGCTCGTCTTCTCGCACACCGGGGTGCTCCCCGGGTACATGCCGCTCCAGGCGTTCGCGGCGGAGTGA
- a CDS encoding cytochrome P450: MINANTSTPPRYDFFTPEVVRDSHPLLTRIRSEDPVHFSPQLGGWLLTRHADVVAALKDPRFIQATGTGRLDAMPEEARQQLRPLRDSIRMWMGNDNTEDHLRFQRILKKYFTPSTLEALRPRIQELTNELLDAAQARGGAEVVSELAYPLPANVIAEMLGVPTKDRELLQTWSRDLLNIFRSSTMEQLLQSQKSVMEMTDYMRPIVAEHRLTPRKDLISVFVEEEAAGNIRNTEEIAANCVLLLFAGHETTANLICNGLSALLDHPEQLAMLRSNPELMQSAVEEMLRYSGIGGVILRVAGTQIEMGGKQIQPGQLVFVSLASANRDSDSFPEGGRFDITRKHNKHVTFGYGAYYCLGASLARLEAQIFFSTFLPRFPNLRLANREWVPSPPLGRQLSKLDVTF, translated from the coding sequence ATGATCAACGCCAACACCTCGACTCCACCTCGCTACGACTTCTTCACCCCGGAGGTGGTCCGCGACTCCCACCCGCTGCTGACCCGGATCCGCTCCGAGGACCCGGTGCACTTCAGCCCCCAGCTCGGTGGATGGCTGCTCACCCGCCATGCCGATGTCGTCGCGGCGCTCAAGGATCCCCGCTTCATCCAGGCCACCGGCACCGGCCGGCTGGATGCGATGCCCGAGGAGGCCCGCCAGCAACTGCGCCCCCTGCGTGACTCCATCCGCATGTGGATGGGCAACGACAACACCGAGGACCATCTGCGCTTCCAGCGCATCCTCAAGAAGTACTTCACGCCCTCGACGCTCGAGGCCTTGCGCCCGCGCATCCAGGAGCTCACCAACGAGCTGCTCGACGCCGCGCAGGCCCGTGGCGGGGCCGAGGTCGTCAGCGAGCTGGCCTACCCGCTGCCCGCCAACGTCATCGCCGAGATGCTCGGCGTGCCCACGAAGGACCGCGAGCTGCTGCAGACCTGGTCGCGCGATCTGCTCAACATCTTCCGCAGCTCCACCATGGAGCAGCTCCTCCAGAGCCAGAAGAGCGTGATGGAAATGACCGACTACATGCGGCCCATCGTCGCCGAGCACCGGCTCACGCCCCGCAAGGATCTCATCAGCGTCTTCGTGGAGGAGGAGGCCGCGGGCAACATCCGCAACACCGAGGAGATCGCCGCCAACTGCGTGCTGCTCCTGTTCGCGGGCCACGAGACGACGGCCAACCTCATCTGCAACGGCCTGTCGGCGCTGCTCGACCACCCCGAGCAGCTCGCGATGCTGCGCTCCAATCCGGAGCTGATGCAATCCGCCGTGGAGGAGATGCTGCGCTACTCGGGCATCGGCGGCGTCATCTTGCGCGTGGCCGGCACGCAGATCGAGATGGGTGGCAAGCAGATCCAGCCCGGGCAGCTCGTGTTCGTGAGCCTGGCTTCCGCCAACCGTGATTCGGACTCGTTCCCAGAGGGCGGCCGGTTCGACATCACCCGGAAGCACAACAAGCACGTCACGTTCGGCTACGGGGCCTACTACTGCCTGGGCGCCTCGCTGGCCCGCCTCGAGGCGCAGATCTTCTTCTCCACCTTCCTGCCCCGCTTCCCCAACCTCCGGCTGGCGAACCGGGAGTGGGTGCCGTCGCCGCCGCTGGGTCGCCAGCTGAGCAAGCTCGACGTGACCTTCTGA
- a CDS encoding sensor histidine kinase produces MALATGSPSPERKRARPRLWMVFAAVGLGAPMLALLGLSLVRVYDDQLIRQTETELIAQGVVVTEVYRELLREQVGTEPYGVGRLAPWPFPGPSGSHLRPILPSLRASSEVLPAVEEPPLSAISAEPRALRAGDRLSPLLIQVARSTLAGIRVVDTQGVVVASSSSGLGTSLVAREEVQRALRGGHGGVLRRRLADPEDAPLASLSRDTGVRVTVVLPVLEGERVWGAVVLSRTPMTFAKALYADRWNLTATGLVLVAVVALMSLAAATLVVRPVRALVRQTRAIAASAPEGFVPVSRPVVEELAELSESLAGMASALRDRNQYIRSFAANVSHEFKTPLASIQGAVELLRDSADAMSPEQRERFLANIDADARRLTRLVQRLLELARADSLVARPASTELAPLLASLAERARAQGLSVEVGTVPTGLRLGLPSEVLEDIVWQLIANASQHGGEDVRVRLEADVVDEGRARVLVRDDGKGISEANRARVFDAFFTTARERGGTGLGLTIAQSMLRAFGASLELLPPREKGAAFAVVAPPR; encoded by the coding sequence ATGGCCTTGGCTACCGGCTCGCCATCCCCTGAACGCAAGCGCGCCCGCCCGCGCCTGTGGATGGTCTTCGCGGCGGTGGGCCTGGGAGCCCCCATGCTCGCGCTGCTCGGCCTGTCGCTCGTCCGCGTCTATGACGATCAGCTCATCCGTCAGACGGAGACCGAGCTCATCGCCCAGGGCGTCGTGGTGACCGAGGTGTACCGCGAGCTGCTGCGCGAGCAGGTGGGCACCGAGCCCTACGGCGTGGGCCGCCTGGCTCCCTGGCCCTTCCCGGGCCCCAGTGGTTCGCACCTGCGGCCCATCCTCCCGTCGCTCCGGGCCTCCTCCGAGGTGCTCCCCGCCGTGGAGGAACCACCGCTCTCCGCCATCTCCGCCGAGCCCCGCGCGCTGCGGGCGGGCGATCGACTCTCGCCACTGCTCATCCAGGTGGCGCGCTCCACCCTGGCCGGCATCCGCGTGGTGGACACCCAGGGCGTGGTGGTGGCCAGCAGCTCCTCGGGCCTGGGGACCTCGCTGGTGGCTCGCGAGGAGGTGCAGCGGGCCCTGCGCGGAGGGCACGGCGGCGTGCTGCGCCGGCGCCTCGCGGACCCCGAGGATGCTCCGCTCGCGTCCCTGAGCCGTGACACCGGCGTGCGGGTGACGGTGGTGCTGCCTGTCCTCGAAGGGGAGCGTGTCTGGGGGGCGGTGGTGCTCTCCCGCACGCCCATGACGTTCGCCAAGGCGCTCTACGCGGACCGGTGGAACCTCACCGCCACCGGGCTGGTGCTGGTGGCCGTGGTGGCGCTGATGTCGCTGGCCGCGGCGACGCTGGTGGTGCGCCCGGTGAGGGCCCTCGTCCGGCAGACGCGAGCCATCGCCGCCAGCGCCCCCGAGGGCTTCGTCCCCGTGTCGCGCCCGGTGGTGGAGGAGCTCGCCGAGCTCTCCGAGTCCCTGGCCGGCATGGCCTCCGCGTTGAGGGATCGCAATCAGTACATCCGCTCGTTCGCGGCCAATGTGTCGCACGAGTTCAAGACGCCGCTCGCCTCCATCCAGGGGGCGGTGGAGCTGCTGCGCGACAGCGCCGATGCCATGTCCCCCGAGCAGCGCGAGCGCTTCCTCGCCAACATCGACGCGGACGCCCGGCGCCTCACCCGGCTGGTGCAGCGGCTGCTGGAGCTGGCCCGCGCGGACTCGCTGGTGGCCCGTCCCGCGAGCACCGAGCTGGCCCCCTTGCTGGCCTCGCTCGCGGAGCGTGCGCGGGCCCAGGGACTCTCCGTGGAGGTGGGCACTGTCCCCACCGGGCTCCGGCTGGGCCTGCCCTCCGAGGTGCTGGAGGACATCGTCTGGCAGCTCATCGCCAACGCCTCGCAGCACGGAGGAGAGGACGTGCGCGTGCGGCTGGAGGCGGACGTGGTGGACGAGGGGAGGGCGCGGGTCCTCGTGCGGGACGATGGCAAGGGCATCTCCGAGGCCAACCGGGCGCGCGTCTTCGACGCCTTCTTCACGACGGCGAGGGAGCGGGGAGGCACGGGGCTCGGGCTGACGATCGCCCAGTCGATGCTGCGCGCCTTCGGGGCGAGCCTGGAGTTGTTGCCACCGCGAGAGAAGGGGGCGGCCTTCGCCGTGGTGGCCCCGCCACGGTGA
- a CDS encoding response regulator transcription factor, with protein sequence MTERASILVVDDDPHLREVVGFALGQAGFHVEQASNGRAGLEQVRRSVPALIVLDIMMPEMDGLEMCREVRRSHEVPIVFLSSRDDEVDRILGLELGGDDYLTKPFSPRELVARVKAVLRRARASSSPAAPASASSPQVLRRGPLRLDLDLWRAYWDEHEVVLTVTEFHLLAALLRAPGKAFTRDELMTRVYEDVVVSDRTIDSHVRHIRQKFAAAGGEVIQTVHGLGYRLAIP encoded by the coding sequence GTGACCGAACGAGCCTCCATCCTGGTCGTCGACGATGATCCGCACCTGCGCGAGGTGGTGGGCTTCGCGCTCGGGCAGGCGGGCTTCCACGTGGAGCAGGCCTCCAACGGGCGCGCTGGCCTGGAGCAGGTGCGCCGCTCCGTCCCCGCGTTGATCGTCCTGGACATCATGATGCCCGAGATGGACGGGCTGGAGATGTGCCGCGAGGTGCGCCGCTCCCACGAGGTCCCCATCGTGTTCCTCTCCTCGCGAGATGACGAGGTGGACCGCATCCTGGGCCTGGAGCTGGGGGGCGACGACTACCTCACCAAGCCCTTCAGTCCGCGCGAGCTGGTCGCTCGGGTCAAGGCGGTGTTGCGGCGCGCCCGTGCCTCCTCGAGCCCCGCGGCTCCCGCCTCCGCGTCCTCCCCGCAGGTGCTGCGGCGCGGACCCCTGCGGTTGGATCTCGACCTGTGGCGCGCTTATTGGGACGAGCACGAGGTGGTGCTGACGGTCACCGAGTTCCACCTGCTCGCCGCACTCCTCCGAGCCCCCGGCAAGGCCTTCACCCGGGACGAGCTGATGACGCGCGTCTACGAGGATGTGGTGGTGAGTGACCGCACCATCGACAGCCACGTGCGTCACATCCGGCAGAAGTTCGCCGCCGCCGGAGGCGAAGTCATCCAGACGGTGCATGGCCTTGGCTACCGGCTCGCCATCCCCTGA
- a CDS encoding NUDIX hydrolase yields the protein MSEDRSWEGNWKVRLYERVRERGYDSLTAFAEARPTSSLVALAEELGPDDVAGVQVFSRLVAEAERNHQVTRLVRGQLVRELCACLPNGWPAVLDDTNRFKVAKALGLWSSFTPTTHEERVRRAGDALLASPPPPGWRPLGPDDELLRTLLPDEEV from the coding sequence ATGAGCGAGGATCGTTCCTGGGAGGGCAATTGGAAAGTCCGCTTGTACGAGCGGGTCCGCGAGCGCGGCTACGATTCGCTTACCGCCTTCGCCGAGGCGCGCCCTACCTCTTCGCTGGTGGCGCTGGCCGAGGAGCTTGGTCCGGACGATGTCGCCGGCGTGCAGGTGTTCAGTAGACTGGTGGCCGAAGCGGAGCGGAACCACCAGGTCACACGCCTTGTGCGCGGACAACTCGTGCGAGAGCTGTGCGCGTGTCTCCCAAATGGCTGGCCGGCCGTCCTCGACGACACAAACCGTTTCAAGGTCGCCAAGGCACTCGGATTGTGGAGTTCCTTTACCCCAACAACCCATGAGGAGCGTGTCAGGAGGGCTGGCGACGCGCTCCTCGCCTCGCCACCGCCCCCCGGCTGGCGTCCCCTCGGGCCCGACGACGAATTGCTGCGCACGCTCCTGCCCGACGAGGAAGTCTGA
- a CDS encoding SRPBCC family protein yields the protein MQTETQQASVTTPGEREIRIERIFNASRERVWLALTDPDLVAQWWGRGNKLVIERMEVERGGHWRFVEHGPEGVYGFEGRYREVKPPERVESTFEWDGMPGHVSVDIITLEALDGGRTRLINTSLFHTQEDRDGMLGSGMEEGLNQSYAALDRLLASIS from the coding sequence ATGCAAACAGAGACGCAGCAGGCGAGCGTGACCACTCCGGGCGAACGGGAAATAAGGATCGAACGAATCTTCAACGCGAGCCGCGAGCGCGTGTGGCTGGCCCTGACGGATCCGGACCTGGTCGCGCAATGGTGGGGTCGAGGCAACAAGCTGGTCATCGAGCGCATGGAGGTCGAGCGGGGCGGCCACTGGCGCTTCGTCGAGCACGGCCCCGAGGGCGTTTACGGATTCGAGGGCCGCTATCGCGAGGTGAAGCCGCCCGAGCGCGTCGAGAGCACGTTCGAGTGGGACGGCATGCCGGGCCACGTGTCGGTCGACATCATCACGCTCGAGGCGCTCGACGGCGGCCGCACCCGGCTCATCAACACGTCCCTCTTCCACACCCAGGAGGATCGGGACGGAATGCTGGGCTCGGGAATGGAGGAGGGTCTCAACCAGAGCTACGCCGCACTCGACAGGCTGCTCGCCTCCATCTCTTGA
- a CDS encoding fibronectin type III domain-containing protein, with the protein MHRRNIPVVQAPALLTVLLVSLAGTPAAALLGGLDSTPPQLKIIRPASSAVLQGQVALEVESDDGLLGSGVARVEYQVDSTTNTWVALSGSLLSTKYRGVWASSSVLDGSHNLYVRATDNSGNQRLASVLAVVGNPPAAPSGVKLTAPAIPSNGGYLDVSWSANTEADLAGYAVYRSTTAGGPYTKVASTSGTFHRDDPLSIGTPYHYVVVAVDAAGNESPFSAEVSDTPRDTLPPRVYATSPSLGGTDFAEIDWLTDERSTSQVEYGTTSALGSATSVDPNLTLNHHVRLSNLQPGTTYFFKVRSVDVAGNDTVSPVLSFTTQVDYPPTVSIVNLSNGAVLRESIPLQIQAVDQVHLSKVEYTIDGVFWRSTSYNSQTGYYEGLLDTNTLSEGSHMVGARATDHRGQETLALIDVWVERSTEHKVRMAASDRGSGIAAMEWQVHLVPAGAELEVAPEPDPAAWQPLPFDARSGLYETSWLAPVVGVGQRGFLYARATDGAGKSTTSVWEIEVPANGRDFQFTGVRDEEESGTVVIEPIGAEEVSRF; encoded by the coding sequence ATGCATCGGAGAAACATCCCAGTGGTACAGGCCCCGGCGCTGCTCACCGTGCTGCTGGTGTCCCTCGCGGGGACGCCAGCGGCCGCGCTGCTCGGCGGGCTGGACTCGACGCCCCCCCAACTCAAGATCATCCGGCCCGCCAGCTCCGCCGTCCTCCAGGGCCAGGTAGCCCTCGAGGTCGAGTCGGATGACGGGCTGCTGGGCTCGGGGGTAGCCCGGGTGGAGTACCAGGTGGATTCCACCACGAACACCTGGGTGGCGCTGTCCGGGAGCCTGCTGTCGACGAAATACCGGGGCGTCTGGGCGAGCTCGTCCGTGCTGGATGGCAGCCACAACCTCTACGTCCGCGCCACGGACAATTCCGGAAACCAGCGGCTCGCGTCCGTGCTGGCGGTGGTGGGCAATCCGCCCGCCGCGCCCTCGGGGGTGAAGCTGACGGCTCCAGCGATCCCCAGCAATGGCGGCTACCTCGACGTCTCCTGGAGCGCCAACACGGAGGCGGACCTTGCGGGCTATGCCGTCTACCGGAGCACCACGGCCGGTGGCCCGTACACGAAGGTGGCCAGCACCTCGGGCACCTTCCACCGGGATGATCCGCTGAGCATCGGCACCCCCTACCATTACGTGGTGGTGGCGGTGGACGCGGCCGGCAACGAGTCCCCATTCTCCGCCGAGGTCTCGGACACGCCCAGGGACACCCTGCCCCCGCGCGTGTATGCGACGAGCCCCTCGCTGGGAGGGACGGACTTCGCCGAAATCGACTGGCTCACGGACGAGCGCTCGACCTCGCAGGTCGAGTACGGCACCACCAGCGCCCTGGGCAGTGCGACGAGCGTGGATCCCAACCTCACCCTGAACCACCACGTGCGCCTCTCGAACCTGCAGCCGGGCACGACGTACTTCTTCAAGGTCCGCTCGGTGGACGTGGCCGGGAATGACACGGTCTCGCCGGTCCTCTCGTTCACCACCCAGGTGGACTACCCGCCGACCGTGAGCATCGTGAACCTGTCCAACGGGGCCGTGCTCCGCGAGTCCATCCCTCTGCAGATCCAGGCCGTCGATCAGGTGCACCTGTCCAAGGTCGAGTACACGATCGACGGCGTCTTCTGGCGGAGCACGTCCTACAACAGCCAGACCGGGTACTACGAGGGACTGCTCGACACGAACACCCTGTCGGAGGGCTCCCACATGGTGGGTGCCCGCGCCACCGACCACCGGGGACAGGAGACGCTGGCGCTGATCGACGTGTGGGTCGAGCGTTCCACGGAGCACAAGGTGCGGATGGCCGCGAGCGACCGGGGCTCGGGCATCGCCGCCATGGAATGGCAGGTGCACCTGGTGCCGGCCGGAGCGGAGCTGGAAGTAGCGCCGGAGCCGGACCCCGCCGCCTGGCAGCCGCTCCCGTTCGACGCGAGGTCCGGACTGTACGAGACGAGCTGGCTGGCGCCCGTGGTGGGGGTTGGGCAGCGCGGCTTCCTGTATGCGCGGGCCACCGACGGAGCCGGGAAGAGCACCACCTCCGTGTGGGAGATCGAAGTCCCGGCCAACGGACGTGACTTCCAGTTCACTGGCGTGAGGGACGAGGAGGAGTCCGGCACGGTGGTCATCGAGCCCATCGGGGCCGAGGAAGTCTCCCGCTTCTGA
- a CDS encoding tetratricopeptide repeat protein — MPVAITFGPVFWVILTLGLLVAGLVWRYRPYIAGAFPRVTALAWPYPLTGLILVAGILLGGFLLMEATLRLWWSAPFFLLHAESADPSSPGWLSRLAWLWPWLPAYLLLLVLLYPAARVFSRRVFHAVVSIVLLSMVLGVALQGERTARPAAAPMQPVFMVSPFTAATTLNDCLIASSQAPLSSSLPVSSIIRSALSAGCPDGGLPVMMVPWSLAAAGQSSDAVAIERFAARVIEPTFHRENTGPGIVTSVFFGLGLLLTLGWLDRLNLRRALLPIRVGSISGVDGKPRPDLEQLMRECLHRNAPHAPSPLPGGEMLYWQDFVEQQSSKDEHWLSRTVALVLRFLHPPGGLEVRGTLVEEYREAGRPHHSRRRHGIRVNMVDIHSNQTLMALTFWSDEKVEHAIELAAYSAAERALEVCRKLPEWVYWRDDSNGDALRQYYQGLDVFGQGSGEKHLAHEARIHLREAAKRSPGSALARLQLAEILDADGDEVGAVELYLDLISRYPRLLVAHYRLASVCRTVAAWAPRLQEWRQHRDLRAWQAYLNDMRLHGYFWPRFGDMPPWLRIQESLSCSCARRLRKPTWLGRLYMMQRTQSQTLRSWRCFRSVEPLELSAKKWPYEPIQEDDTRTLQALLLDVGSRALEKHERACRWWVWLWCIGNTAERRLFRELLLWPPRKRRATLLSIRASRCCIELHQLLLLNESGPLDDWMKKQYQRRRARCLRRAEQLAIETKLAARVIDNHLGLVHYNLACFRALQLQLEGVERGVRIPGPGPLTRWQGWKASRYGQKSERLGQKSFQLQGKVRELAKRSDALKERPVYPWRLEAWWLDRRKAKLMRKVAATSTRSRELCKRSDTMAGRVLPDDESLGRLAINHLTYAMKDPDGPFSAGTWKWLLRYPELASIHELPAFRAWGRAVLRQWDVHKEIEEPPKRWWTSLLSH; from the coding sequence ATGCCGGTCGCGATCACCTTCGGGCCCGTTTTCTGGGTCATCCTCACGCTCGGGCTGCTCGTGGCCGGCCTCGTATGGCGCTACCGGCCCTATATCGCCGGCGCATTCCCACGTGTGACCGCCCTCGCATGGCCCTATCCGCTCACCGGTCTCATCCTTGTCGCCGGAATCCTCCTCGGCGGTTTCCTCCTCATGGAGGCGACGCTCCGCCTGTGGTGGTCGGCTCCGTTCTTCCTGCTTCACGCCGAATCCGCTGACCCGTCCTCCCCGGGTTGGCTGTCGAGATTGGCCTGGCTCTGGCCCTGGCTTCCGGCGTACCTCCTGCTCCTCGTCCTCCTCTATCCCGCGGCCCGCGTCTTCTCCCGCCGCGTCTTCCACGCCGTCGTGAGCATCGTGCTGCTCTCCATGGTCCTCGGCGTCGCCTTGCAGGGCGAGCGGACCGCGCGGCCCGCCGCCGCCCCCATGCAGCCCGTCTTCATGGTGTCCCCCTTCACCGCCGCGACCACGCTCAATGACTGCCTGATCGCCTCGAGCCAGGCCCCCCTGTCGTCCTCCCTCCCGGTCTCGTCCATCATCCGGAGTGCCCTCTCCGCCGGATGTCCGGACGGGGGCCTGCCCGTCATGATGGTTCCGTGGAGCCTGGCCGCCGCCGGGCAGTCCTCGGACGCGGTCGCCATCGAGCGCTTCGCGGCGCGGGTCATCGAGCCCACGTTCCACCGGGAGAACACCGGCCCGGGGATCGTCACGAGCGTCTTCTTCGGCCTGGGGCTGCTGCTCACTCTCGGCTGGCTGGACCGGCTCAACCTGCGCCGGGCCCTTCTCCCCATCCGGGTGGGAAGCATCAGCGGCGTCGACGGAAAGCCCCGGCCCGACCTCGAGCAGTTGATGCGGGAGTGCCTTCACCGGAATGCCCCTCACGCCCCTTCACCGCTGCCAGGTGGGGAAATGCTCTACTGGCAGGACTTCGTGGAGCAACAGTCCAGCAAGGACGAGCACTGGCTTTCCAGGACCGTAGCGCTCGTCCTCCGCTTCCTCCATCCGCCGGGGGGCCTGGAGGTGCGAGGGACGCTCGTCGAGGAATACCGCGAAGCCGGACGGCCCCACCACTCCCGGCGCCGGCATGGCATCCGGGTCAACATGGTGGACATCCACTCGAATCAGACCCTGATGGCGCTCACCTTCTGGAGCGACGAGAAGGTCGAGCACGCCATCGAGCTGGCGGCGTATTCCGCCGCGGAGCGCGCGCTGGAAGTGTGCCGCAAGCTGCCGGAGTGGGTGTACTGGAGGGATGACAGCAACGGGGACGCGCTCCGCCAGTATTACCAGGGGCTGGATGTATTTGGGCAGGGCTCCGGAGAAAAGCACCTGGCCCATGAAGCCCGGATCCACCTGCGCGAGGCCGCCAAACGGAGCCCCGGGAGCGCGCTCGCGCGGCTACAGCTCGCCGAAATCCTCGATGCCGACGGGGACGAAGTCGGCGCCGTCGAACTCTACCTCGATCTCATTTCCCGCTACCCGCGCTTGCTGGTGGCCCACTACCGGCTGGCCTCCGTCTGTCGCACGGTGGCGGCCTGGGCACCACGCCTGCAGGAGTGGCGTCAGCACCGCGACCTGCGGGCCTGGCAGGCCTACCTGAACGACATGCGCCTGCATGGCTATTTCTGGCCTCGCTTCGGAGACATGCCTCCGTGGCTCCGGATCCAGGAGTCGCTCTCCTGTTCCTGTGCCAGGAGGTTGAGGAAGCCAACCTGGCTGGGACGCCTGTACATGATGCAGCGCACGCAATCCCAGACACTCAGATCGTGGCGGTGCTTCCGGAGTGTCGAGCCCCTCGAGCTCTCGGCCAAGAAATGGCCCTATGAACCCATCCAGGAGGATGACACCCGAACGCTCCAGGCCCTCCTGCTCGACGTGGGCAGCCGGGCCCTGGAAAAGCACGAGCGAGCCTGCAGGTGGTGGGTGTGGCTCTGGTGCATCGGCAATACCGCCGAGCGTCGGCTCTTCCGCGAGCTCCTGCTGTGGCCGCCCAGGAAGCGGAGGGCCACCCTGCTGTCCATACGGGCGTCCCGCTGCTGCATCGAGTTGCATCAGCTCCTGCTCCTGAACGAGTCGGGCCCGCTCGACGACTGGATGAAGAAGCAGTACCAGCGCCGGCGCGCGCGTTGCCTGCGACGGGCGGAACAGCTGGCCATCGAGACGAAGCTCGCGGCGCGCGTCATCGACAATCACCTCGGGCTGGTGCACTACAACCTTGCCTGCTTCCGAGCGCTGCAGCTCCAGCTCGAGGGTGTCGAACGTGGGGTGCGCATTCCCGGGCCCGGTCCCCTCACCCGGTGGCAAGGCTGGAAGGCCTCACGGTATGGCCAGAAGTCCGAGCGGCTGGGCCAGAAGTCGTTCCAGCTGCAGGGCAAGGTGAGGGAACTCGCCAAGAGGTCCGACGCCCTGAAGGAGCGACCGGTATATCCGTGGAGGCTGGAGGCGTGGTGGCTGGACCGGAGGAAGGCGAAGCTGATGCGGAAGGTCGCTGCCACGAGCACGCGCTCCCGTGAGCTGTGCAAGCGCTCCGATACGATGGCCGGGCGGGTTCTGCCGGACGATGAGAGCCTGGGCCGGCTGGCAATAAACCACCTCACCTATGCGATGAAGGATCCCGATGGACCCTTCTCCGCGGGGACCTGGAAGTGGCTGCTCCGATATCCAGAGCTGGCGTCCATCCACGAGCTGCCGGCCTTCCGGGCCTGGGGCCGGGCGGTGCTACGGCAGTGGGACGTTCACAAGGAAATCGAGGAACCCCCCAAGCGCTGGTGGACCTCCCTGTTGAGCCACTGA
- a CDS encoding NAD(P)-dependent alcohol dehydrogenase — protein MSVPEKMQAVLFDSYGSPDVLHVAEVPVPIPAANEVLVRVRAAGVNPADTGLRAGKYKLFSGSRFPMGLGLDLAGEVAQVGTGVKDFRPGDAVYTFRDAGRPGSYAQYATVSATHLAPKPKTLGFTEAAAVPVAALTALQGLRVRGELKAGQRLLVIGASGGVGTFAVQMGKLLGAHVTGVCSTRNVELVRGLGADEIIDYTRESFVSGGRSWDVILDTVGTDYGASKKALARRGTWVTIVPSPKVVFYTALRMLPGGPRVHTFMAQPEAAQLREVAEWIDSGRLRVLVEKVYPLPEVAEAHRHSESHRARGKLVLELP, from the coding sequence ATGAGCGTTCCCGAGAAAATGCAGGCCGTCCTCTTCGACAGCTATGGCTCCCCGGACGTCCTCCACGTCGCCGAGGTGCCCGTCCCCATCCCCGCGGCGAACGAGGTGTTGGTGCGGGTGCGCGCCGCTGGCGTCAACCCCGCCGACACCGGACTGCGGGCCGGGAAGTACAAGCTCTTCTCCGGCAGCCGGTTCCCCATGGGGCTCGGTCTGGACCTGGCGGGAGAGGTCGCCCAGGTGGGCACGGGCGTGAAGGACTTCCGCCCGGGAGACGCTGTCTACACCTTCCGGGACGCGGGCCGTCCCGGCTCCTATGCCCAGTACGCCACCGTCAGTGCGACGCACCTCGCGCCCAAGCCGAAGACGCTCGGCTTCACCGAGGCGGCCGCGGTGCCAGTGGCCGCGCTCACCGCCCTCCAGGGACTGCGCGTCCGCGGCGAGCTGAAGGCCGGCCAACGCCTGCTCGTCATCGGCGCCTCGGGCGGCGTGGGTACCTTCGCCGTGCAGATGGGAAAGCTCCTGGGAGCCCACGTCACGGGCGTGTGCAGCACCCGGAACGTGGAGCTGGTGCGCGGGCTGGGCGCGGACGAGATCATCGACTACACGCGGGAGTCCTTCGTCTCCGGAGGCCGGAGCTGGGACGTCATCCTCGACACGGTGGGGACGGACTACGGCGCCTCCAAGAAGGCGCTCGCCCGCCGTGGCACCTGGGTCACCATCGTTCCCTCTCCCAAGGTGGTGTTCTACACCGCGCTCCGCATGCTGCCCGGAGGACCTCGGGTCCACACCTTCATGGCACAACCGGAAGCCGCGCAGCTCCGAGAGGTGGCGGAGTGGATCGACTCCGGCCGGCTGCGCGTCCTTGTCGAGAAGGTGTACCCGCTGCCCGAGGTGGCCGAGGCCCACCGGCACAGCGAGTCCCACCGCGCACGGGGCAAGCTCGTCCTGGAGCTGCCCTGA